The genomic region CGCTGCATCAGCAGGTCGAGCGCGGCGGTCGGCTCGTCCATCACCAGCACCTCGGGTTCGAGGAGCAGACTCAGCGCGATCAGCGCGCGCTGGGACATCCCGCCGGAGAGTTCGTGCGGGTACGAGTCGAGCACGCGTTCGGCGTCGAGGTACAGATCCGAGAGCAGTTCGCGGGCGCGCTCCATCCCCGTTTCGGGGTCGGCGCCGTGGGCGTCGAGCGTCTCCTCGAAGTGGCCCCGAATCGTCATCGTCGGGTTGAACGACCGCGAGGCCCCCTGGAAGACCATCGAGACCTCCTCCCAGCGAAACGCCTTGAGTTCGTGGTCGGAGAGTTCGAGAACGTCGATCGGGTCGCCCTCCGCGGGGTGGTAGGTCACGTCGCCCGTGAGCCGTCCCGGCTCGTCGACGGCGTCGAGCATCGCGTTCGCGAGCATCGACTTGCCGGAGCCGCTCTCGCCGACGATGCCGATGATCTCCTCACGGTGAACCTCGAAGTCCACGTCGTCGACGACGCGGGAGGTGCCCCGGTCCATGTCGAACTCGACGCTGACGTTCTCGAGCGAGAAGACGACGTCGTCCGCTCGCTCGTCGTTCCGGTCGTGCTGTGCCGCTGCGGATCGTCGTGTCGCGTCTGCCATTAGGAACTCACCTCGTCAGTGTCGTCTCCGCCGACCGTCTTCGCGTGGCGGGCGCGAACCCGCGGATTGAACAGCCGGTCGGCCGACTGTGCGAACAGCGTTAGCCCCATCGAGAGGAGGATTACGGCGAGCATCGGCATCAACAGCCAGTGAAACGCCGTGGCCGACGACGTCGCGCCGGCCTGTCTGACGGCGTCGTTCATCATGACCCCCCAGTTTGTGCGGTTGTACGGCAGGATCCCCAGGAAGTACAGACCGACGGAGCCGAAGATGACGGCCCGGGCCTGCTGGACGAAGTTCATCGTGATGTAGGGCATCAGGTTGGGGACGATGTCCGCCGAGAGGATCTTTGGCGTCGAGATCCCCATGATCCGCGAGGCCTCGACGTACTCGGCGTCGCGCAGCGTCAACACCTGCGAGCGCAGCGCGCGGGCGAGCCCGGCCCAGGCGTTGATCGACAGCAGGACGCCGATGGCGTACGGGTTACCCGCGATCGGGAGGACGCCCGCGAGGACGATCACCAGCGGCAGTCCGGGGATCGTCAGCAACACGTCGGTCAGCGTCATCAGGACGCTGTCGACGAGCCCGCCCTTATAGCCGGACGTGGTGCCGATGACCGTCGCCATGATCACCGAAAAGATGGCCCCCGCGGTGATCATCTGAAGCATCGGGACCGTGGCGTACGTGATCTGCGAGAGGATGTCGACGCCGGAAGCGGTGGTCCCGAGCGGGTGCTCGAGCGTCCGGAAGGCACCGACGAGCCGACCGCCCTGGTTCGTCCGGGGTTCCTCGACGAGGCGGACGCCGACGGTGCCCAAAAAGAGGAACCCCGAGATGATGACGACGGCGATGCGGGCCCGCCAGTCGTGCCAGACGATCCGCGCCGGTGCGAGCACGAGTTCGTCGACCAGTTGGCGGTACCGCTCGGATCGCGTGAGCTGCGTCTCCGAGAGCGTCTCGAAGTCGGAGGTCTCAGTACGACTCACGGGACTCACCTCGTTTGGCGCGGGGGTCGAGTTTGCCGTAGGTCAGGTCGGCGACGTAGATGCCGATGACGACGGCGACGGTGATCAGGATGAACGCGCCCATCATCACCGGGTAGTCCCGCTGGTCGATCGCGCTGACGAGGTAGTAGCCCACGCCCGGGTACGAGAAGATCTCCTCGATGATGACCGCGCCGCCGATCATCGTCCCGATGGCGATCATGAGCCCGGTGTACATCGGCAGGATGGCGTTGCGGGCGACGTACCGGAGCGCGATTCGCCGCTCGGACAGCCCGCGGAGCCGGGCGACGTGCAGGTAGTCCGCGCCGAGCACCCGGATGCTGTTGCCCCGCATGTCGAGAGCCCAGCCGCCGAACGCGACGACCGTCATCGAGAGGATCGGCAGGGCGCCGTGGTGGGCCGCGCTGAGCAGGAACTCGGGGCTCAGCCCCGGTTCGAGCCCGGAGGCGTAGTGCCCGCCCGTCGGGAACAGCCCGCCGCGGTAGGCGAGAAACGTCAGCGCGAGGAGCCCGACGACGTAGCTCGGCGTCGAGTTCAACAGCAGCGCCACGACCGTCGAGGAGACATCGAAGCGACTTCCCTCCCGGTAGGCCATGAACGAGCCCAGGCTGATCCCGATGACGAACGCGAGGAACAGCGAGACGGACATGATGAAGATCGTCCACGGGATCGCGCCACCGAGAATGTCGACCACCGGATCGCCGTGCCAGGTCGACTGCCCGAGGTCGCCCGTCAGAATGCTCGCCATGTAGTCGACGTACTGGACGTACAGCGGCTCGTCGACGGCGATGTTCGTCTGGGCCTCGATCTGCCGATTGATCTGTTCGGTGGTGAGGTCGCCGCCCTGTTGAAGCATCTGCGCCCGGAGGTAGTCGACCGGTCCCCCCGGGAGCAGCCGGACGAGGCCGAACGTCAGCGAAATCGTCGCGAAGACGGTGAATATCGCCTGCGCGGTCCGTTTGAGTACGTAACTCATTGCTGGTAGTGCGTCCGGTTACTCGTCCGACTCGTCGGTGCCGGTCCGTGCGAGTTCGTCGATGATCTCGGTCGGGTCGATCGCGTCGCCGTCGCGCACCTCGTCGTGGAGGGGCGGAACCTCGAACTCGTCCGGGAAGTTCGCGGCGTCCTGGATGCTCCCCTCCCCGCCCGTGTAGAGGTGATCGAAGTGGTAGTAGGGGTAGGCCTGGTCGTAGTTCGCCCAGCCCTCGACGCCGGCGACGAAGTCGCCGTCAGGGAAGTCCTGGCCGAAGTAGGTGCCGACGTCACGGGTGAGCATCTCCGACTCGAAGCCGAACTGGTCGAGCTGGTCGACGACGGTCTCGACCGCCGATACCCAGTCGGAGAACCCGCTCGGGACCTTGATCGGGATCTCGATCGGATCGCCGTTCCCGTCGACCCAGGTATCGTTCTCCCGGGCGTAGCCCGCTTCCCCCAGGAGCTCCTCGGCGCGTCCCTCGTCGGGATCGTACGGTTCGAACTCGTCGACGACGCCGTCGAGCCACTCTTCTTCGACGCGGTTCGTGAAGTCACCGGTGAGCCCGCTGGGGTACTTCACGCCGAGTTTCGACCCGGTTCCGGCGCCGGAGTTCTGGGCGATCAGGTCGCGCTGGAGGACGTGGGCGATCGCCTGGCGCACCTCGCGCTGGCCGAGGTGATCGTCCTCGTGGTTGAAGACCAGTCCCATCCCCCAGTGGCGCGGAATCTCCGCGATCTGGACGTGGTCGGGGAGCTGATCGACCTGGTTCTGGGGCATGAACAGCGTCGCGTCGCCGTCGATCTCGTCGTTCTGGAGCGCGCTCCAGCGCGCGTCGTTCGACGGCATGTGGCGGTTCTCGACCCGTTCGAAGTCGATGTTGTCCGCGTCAGGATGGTCCTCGAACTTCGTGAGCAGCGTCCGCTGGGAGTCGGCATCCTCGTACTGGAACGGACCGCAGCCGATCGGCTCGTCGACGGCCCAGTCCGTGAGTTCGCCGTAAATTTCGACCTCGTCGTCGTCGCCGTCGGCGACGTCCAGTCGCTCGACGTACTCCCCGTACTCGCTGTCCTTCGCGACGAGTCGAGTCGGCTGGAGCAGGCCGAGGACGATCTCGCTGTTGATCGGCGCCGAGAGCGTGAGTTCGACCGTTCGATCGTCGACGGCTTCGACGCTGCTCGCCGCATCGTCGACGAAGTCCCGCAGCGTTCCGCCGCTGTACATATCGAGTTTCAGCTGGTTGACGACGTCCTGCGCGACGACGTCCTCGCCGTCGTGCCAGGTGAGCCCCTCCCTGACCGTCAGCGTGATCGACTCGCCGTCGATCTCCCAGTCCGAGATCGCGTACCCCTCGTACTCGGCGTCGACGATGTTGTACGCCATGAACCGGTCGAACAGCATCCGGCGGGGTTCGGCGTACTCCACGCCGTTCCACGGGTTGTACTGGGAGTCCTCGGGAACCGCCCACTGGGTGAGCGTCAGCGTGTCGTCGTCGCCGGTGGCCTTCCACTGGCCGAACCGGGGGAGCCACTCCGTGGGCCAGTAGTACATGAGGTCGGTGCTGTCGGACCCCGGAACCTCCCAGTTGTCGGTCGTCTGGAACGACTGCGCCAGCTTCTCCATCAGCGGCAACACGGGGAGGTCCTGATTGGTAATCCAGGCCAGTTCCTGGATCTGGGCGAGTTCGTCCTCGTCGGTTTCGATTCCCGATCCCGCCTCGTGTCCGTTACCGGCCTCCTCGTCGTCGTCGCCGGCCTCCTGACCGCCGCAGCCGGCTAGGACCGCTGCGCCGCCCGCGGCGCCGATCCCCTTGATGAACCGACGACGCGCGATCCCTAGATTCGTTGCCTCCTGAATGTCCTCCTTGCGCATGAGCGACGGCAACACAACACTCTATAATAAAAATTAGGTCGAAATATTACCTCTAGAGTTTGTTTCGAGATTATTTATATTGTATTATATTTTGGTTATTGGTATTTATCTAATTATCATGGTTGATTCACTTGCACGGATCTTTCGGCCGCTCGCTCGAGGTAGCGAGACGACCCCAAAACGGACCAAACAGTCGGTTCTATCGGCTCGATCGAATCGGCGTTCTATCGTGGAAATAATTCAACGTGCTTTTGTCGCACCGGCGCGACCGTCGTGACGATGACTAGCACGAAACACGGTGACTATCGATGGTGGAAGGAGGCGGTGGTCTATCAGATCTACCCGCGGAGCTTCAACGACTCGACGGGCGACGGCGTCGGCGACATCCCCGGCATCGTCGAGAAGGTCGAGTACCTCGACGAGCTGGGGGTCGACGTCGTCTGGCTCTGTCCGGTCTACGAGTCGCCGATGGCCGACAACGGCTACGACATCGCCGACTACCGCTCGATCCACCCGGAATTCGGAGCGATGGACGACTGGGAGAACCTGTTATCGGAGCTGCACGACCGGGGAATCCGGCTGATCATGGACCTGGTGGTGAACCACACCTCCGACG from Halalkalicoccus sp. NIPERK01 harbors:
- a CDS encoding ABC transporter ATP-binding protein, which encodes MADATRRSAAAQHDRNDERADDVVFSLENVSVEFDMDRGTSRVVDDVDFEVHREEIIGIVGESGSGKSMLANAMLDAVDEPGRLTGDVTYHPAEGDPIDVLELSDHELKAFRWEEVSMVFQGASRSFNPTMTIRGHFEETLDAHGADPETGMERARELLSDLYLDAERVLDSYPHELSGGMSQRALIALSLLLEPEVLVMDEPTAALDLLMQRSILSLLSDLQEKYDLTVVFITHDLPLVAGLADRLAVMYAFDLREVGPTEAVVRNPSHPYTRALLKAVPNLDAPLETMQPIEGSAPDPVNIPRGCTYAPRCPIATEECRATTPHFHAVDDEADHEVTCFHWEDADEAVDLDPEVRTADEGTEASR
- a CDS encoding ABC transporter permease — protein: MSRTETSDFETLSETQLTRSERYRQLVDELVLAPARIVWHDWRARIAVVIISGFLFLGTVGVRLVEEPRTNQGGRLVGAFRTLEHPLGTTASGVDILSQITYATVPMLQMITAGAIFSVIMATVIGTTSGYKGGLVDSVLMTLTDVLLTIPGLPLVIVLAGVLPIAGNPYAIGVLLSINAWAGLARALRSQVLTLRDAEYVEASRIMGISTPKILSADIVPNLMPYITMNFVQQARAVIFGSVGLYFLGILPYNRTNWGVMMNDAVRQAGATSSATAFHWLLMPMLAVILLSMGLTLFAQSADRLFNPRVRARHAKTVGGDDTDEVSS
- a CDS encoding ABC transporter permease, whose product is MSYVLKRTAQAIFTVFATISLTFGLVRLLPGGPVDYLRAQMLQQGGDLTTEQINRQIEAQTNIAVDEPLYVQYVDYMASILTGDLGQSTWHGDPVVDILGGAIPWTIFIMSVSLFLAFVIGISLGSFMAYREGSRFDVSSTVVALLLNSTPSYVVGLLALTFLAYRGGLFPTGGHYASGLEPGLSPEFLLSAAHHGALPILSMTVVAFGGWALDMRGNSIRVLGADYLHVARLRGLSERRIALRYVARNAILPMYTGLMIAIGTMIGGAVIIEEIFSYPGVGYYLVSAIDQRDYPVMMGAFILITVAVVIGIYVADLTYGKLDPRAKRGESRESY
- a CDS encoding ABC transporter substrate-binding protein codes for the protein MRKEDIQEATNLGIARRRFIKGIGAAGGAAVLAGCGGQEAGDDDEEAGNGHEAGSGIETDEDELAQIQELAWITNQDLPVLPLMEKLAQSFQTTDNWEVPGSDSTDLMYYWPTEWLPRFGQWKATGDDDTLTLTQWAVPEDSQYNPWNGVEYAEPRRMLFDRFMAYNIVDAEYEGYAISDWEIDGESITLTVREGLTWHDGEDVVAQDVVNQLKLDMYSGGTLRDFVDDAASSVEAVDDRTVELTLSAPINSEIVLGLLQPTRLVAKDSEYGEYVERLDVADGDDDEVEIYGELTDWAVDEPIGCGPFQYEDADSQRTLLTKFEDHPDADNIDFERVENRHMPSNDARWSALQNDEIDGDATLFMPQNQVDQLPDHVQIAEIPRHWGMGLVFNHEDDHLGQREVRQAIAHVLQRDLIAQNSGAGTGSKLGVKYPSGLTGDFTNRVEEEWLDGVVDEFEPYDPDEGRAEELLGEAGYARENDTWVDGNGDPIEIPIKVPSGFSDWVSAVETVVDQLDQFGFESEMLTRDVGTYFGQDFPDGDFVAGVEGWANYDQAYPYYHFDHLYTGGEGSIQDAANFPDEFEVPPLHDEVRDGDAIDPTEIIDELARTGTDESDE